The following coding sequences are from one Brienomyrus brachyistius isolate T26 chromosome 15, BBRACH_0.4, whole genome shotgun sequence window:
- the LOC125708818 gene encoding E3 ubiquitin-protein ligase RNF126-like produces MAEAPLQPSRFFCHRCSAEISPRLPDYTCPRCESGFIEELPEDRSAENGSTSAASGSDQNQHPFENLDQHLFTFPPGYGQFALGVFDESFDFGAGLPSEDNREAENRRERELASRQRYGARQPRGRHVLRRQAGRPEGVPTLEGIIQQLVNGIIAPTAMPNIGIGPWGMLHSNPMDYAWGANGLDAIITQLLNQFENTGPPPADREKIKSLPTVQITEEHVGSGLECPVCKEDYSSGENVRQLPCNHLFHNDCIVPWLEQHDTCPVCRKSLSGQNTATNPPGLSGMNFSSSSSSSSSNSPSNENSTNNS; encoded by the exons ATGGCGGAAGCTCCCTTACAGCCTAGCCGGTTTTTCTGTCATCGATGTTCGGCTGAAATCAGCCCTCGTCTGCCG GATTATACTTGTCCACGGTGTGAATCTGGCTTTATTGAAGAATTACCAGAGGACAGAAG TGCTGAAAATGGGTCCACGTCCGCCGCCTCTGGCAGCGATCAGAACCAGCATCCTTTCGAG AATTTGGACCAGCACTTGTTTACATTCCCCCCGGGGTATGGGCAGTTTGCTCTAGGGGTTTTTGACGAGAGCTTTGACTTCGGCGCAGGACTACCGTCTGAGGATAACCGAGAGGCAGAAAACCGGAGGGAGCGGGAACTGGCATCACGGCAGCGTTATGGAGCCAGACAGCCAAGAGGGCGGCACGTGCTTCGGAGGCAGGCGGGCAGGCCTGAAGGTGTGCCTACTCTCGAGGG AATTATCCAGCAGCTAGTGAATGGAATTATCGCGCCAACAGCGATGCCAAACATTGGCATCGGACCGTG GGGCATGCTTCACTCAAACCCAATGGACTATGCATGGGGAGCCAATGGACTCGATGCTATTATCACACAG TTATTAAATCAGTTTGAGAACACTGGACCTCCTCCAGCAGATAGGGAGAAGATTAAAAGTCTCCCAACTGTCCAGATCACAGAGGAGCACGTCG GTTCAGGTTTAGAATGCCCAGTGTGTAAAGAAGATTACAGCTCAGGGGAAAATGTTAGGCAACTCCCGTGCAATCATTTGTTTCACAATGATTGTATAGTACCTTGGCTTGAACAG CACGACACGTGTCCGGTGTGCAGGAAAAGCTTGAGTGGACAGAACACGGCCACAAATCCACCGGGCCTATCAGGAATGaacttctcctcttcctcctcctcttcctcctccaactCGCCCAGTAACGAGAATTCCACCAATAACTCATAA
- the LOC125709240 gene encoding follistatin-related protein 3-like isoform X2: protein MCLLITINVLVIVSLWEIFGRYPAYAGTCWLQQSQEPRCDMVLMRGVSYEECCSSGRLDTAWSNTSLPINEVSLLGFLGIVSCKACKVNCEGVDCGPGKECRMKAGRPQCMCSPDCSSFTRKQPVCGSDGNSYRDECALLLARCKGQPDLEVMYQGECKKSCSNVVCPGTHTCVTDQTNSAHCVMCRTAPCPLPMAAEQSICGNDNITYPSACHLRRATCFLGRSIGVRHYGRCINVPKHTLENAENAL from the exons ATGTGCCTTTTAATTACAATTAACGTTCTGGTAATCGTTTCTTTGTGGGAAATCTTTGGAAGATATCCTGCATATG CTGGGACATGCTGGCTCCAGCAGAGTCAGGAGCCTCGCTGCGACATGGTGCTGATGAGAGGGGTCAGCTACGAGGAGTGCTGCTCTAGTGGACGCCTGGACACCGCCTGGTCCAACACCAGCCTGCCCATCAACGAGGTCAGCCTGCTGGGCTTCTTAGGAATCGTGTCCTGCAAAGCCTGCAAAG TGAACTGCGAGGGCGTGGACTGTGGCCCGGGGAAGGAGTGCAGGATGAAGGCTGGTAGGCCACAGTGCATGTGCTCACCTGACTGTTCCAGCTTCACCCGCAAACAGCCCGTCTGCGGAAGCGACGGCAACTCCTACCGTGACGAGTGCGCCCTTCTCCTGGCCCGGTGCAAGGGCCAGCCAGACCTGGAGGTCATGTACCAGGGAGAGTGTAAAA AATCCTGCTCCAACGTGGTGTGTCCCGGCACCCACACCTGCGTGACGGACCAGACCAACAGCGCCCACTGCGTAATGTGCCGCACTgccccctgtcccctgcccatgGCGGCCGAGCAGTCCATCTGCGGCAATGACAACATCACCTACCCCAGCGCGTGCCACCTGCGCCGAGCCACCTGCTTCCTGGGTCGCTCGATAGGCGTGCGTCACTATGGCCGCTGCATAA ATGTTCCCAAGCACACTTTGGAGAACGCGGAAAACGCCCTGTAG
- the LOC125709240 gene encoding follistatin-related protein 3-like isoform X1, which produces MCLLITINVLVIVSLWEIFGRYPAYAGTCWLQQSQEPRCDMVLMRGVSYEECCSSGRLDTAWSNTSLPINEVSLLGFLGIVSCKACKVNCEGVDCGPGKECRMKAGRPQCMCSPDCSSFTRKQPVCGSDGNSYRDECALLLARCKGQPDLEVMYQGECKKSCSNVVCPGTHTCVTDQTNSAHCVMCRTAPCPLPMAAEQSICGNDNITYPSACHLRRATCFLGRSIGVRHYGRCISKTTHFLSAQKRPTRSLHRTDKSNRPRQRTNKTNLLSSQPK; this is translated from the exons ATGTGCCTTTTAATTACAATTAACGTTCTGGTAATCGTTTCTTTGTGGGAAATCTTTGGAAGATATCCTGCATATG CTGGGACATGCTGGCTCCAGCAGAGTCAGGAGCCTCGCTGCGACATGGTGCTGATGAGAGGGGTCAGCTACGAGGAGTGCTGCTCTAGTGGACGCCTGGACACCGCCTGGTCCAACACCAGCCTGCCCATCAACGAGGTCAGCCTGCTGGGCTTCTTAGGAATCGTGTCCTGCAAAGCCTGCAAAG TGAACTGCGAGGGCGTGGACTGTGGCCCGGGGAAGGAGTGCAGGATGAAGGCTGGTAGGCCACAGTGCATGTGCTCACCTGACTGTTCCAGCTTCACCCGCAAACAGCCCGTCTGCGGAAGCGACGGCAACTCCTACCGTGACGAGTGCGCCCTTCTCCTGGCCCGGTGCAAGGGCCAGCCAGACCTGGAGGTCATGTACCAGGGAGAGTGTAAAA AATCCTGCTCCAACGTGGTGTGTCCCGGCACCCACACCTGCGTGACGGACCAGACCAACAGCGCCCACTGCGTAATGTGCCGCACTgccccctgtcccctgcccatgGCGGCCGAGCAGTCCATCTGCGGCAATGACAACATCACCTACCCCAGCGCGTGCCACCTGCGCCGAGCCACCTGCTTCCTGGGTCGCTCGATAGGCGTGCGTCACTATGGCCGCTGCATAAGTAAGACCACCCACTTCCTCAGTGCACAAAAACGACCCACCCGCTCTCTTCACCGCACAGACAAGAGCAACCGCCCTCGCCAGCGCACAAATAAGACCAACCTCCTCTCCTCACAGCCCAAATAA